In the genome of Staphylococcus sp. IVB6181, the window ACCATAACCCAAAAACCAATCCCTGCTAAAATAAAACCAAATATTACAAGTAATATAATCTCCATAATATCTCCTCCTATATGTAAAACATATCAAAACAGGTTCTGTTGCAACAGAACCCTTTAAATTCTGTGACTACATCACAGGTTTTGGTGGAACAATTACAGACGCAATTTCCAAAGGATTACAAAATAAATTAGGCTTTAATAAAACATTAGCTTATTACACAGCTAAAGCCTTTGTATTGATTGTATTATAAGAGGTGATAATATCAGAAAGAAACAAATTTTTCTCATATTAATTATTAACAGTAATGCTTATTTTATTCTTCATACCGTGGGACAACAGCCACGAAACATTAAGGCGTTATTTAATGTTAGCACTCGCATTACTAACACCTTTATACTTTTTAGCAACAAGTAAGAAAGATGAAGATAAAAATAAGTAATATTTATTGCAACGTTTCAAACGATTTATCGTCGAGAATAATATATCTATAAAAATATGAAGTGTCTTTCGAGTAGTAACTTTCGAGTTGCTACTCTTTTTTATAATTGTAATGTATTTACATAAGTAAGTACATATTGATATAATGAATATAAGGAGATGATAATTATGATTAAAACATCTGAACGCATATTCAAAAGTGGAAACAGTAGAGCAATCAGTTTAAGCAAACAAACCATACAACTTGCTGATTTTGAAGTAGGAGATAAGGTTGAAGTATCTGAAATCAATGGTGGTTTGTTTATCAAAAAGAAAGAAGAATCGATTGAAGATGAAATCACAAACTTTTTCAAAAATGGTGGTAGATACACCGAGTCAGAAATTGATTTTGGAAAAAGTGTAGGTCGTGAAATATGAGTATCAAACAGTTTGATATATACTATATTGACCTAGACCCCACTCGAGGTCGTGAAAAACAAAAAATCAGACCGTGCTTAATCGTAAATAATAAAATGACAATAGATGGTACAAATTTCGTTTGGGCGTTACCAATCACAAATCGCGAGAAACGTTATCCATTGGATATTGAACTCAAAACTAAAAAAGGTTTAGTCACAGGCGTTATAGACACGTTACAGATACGTGCATTAGACCTTAGTGTACGCGAACATAACTATAAAGATGAATTACAAGACAACTTAAAAAACGTCGTCTTACAAGCAATACAAACGTATCTAAAACCATCATCATAAAAATAATCCCCTCACTACTACTAATAGTGAGGGGATTGGTGTATACAATTCATTTCATAACGTTGTTCTCTGCTTAGATTTTTCAGGTTCTGTTGCAAAGTTGAGTTTATAGTATAATTTTAACAAAAAGGAGTCTTCTGTATGAACTATTTCAGATATAAACAATTTAACAAGGATATTATCACTGTAGCCGTTGGCTACTATCTAAGATACGCGCTGAGTTATCGTGATATATCTGAAATATTAAGGGAACGTGGTGTAAACGTTCATCATTCAACGGTCTACCGTTGGATTCAAGAATATGCTCCGATTTTGTATCAAATTTGGAAGAAAAAACATAAAAAAGCCTATTACAAATGGCGTATTGATGAGACGTATATCAAAATAAAAGGAAAATGGAGCTATTTATATCGTGCTATTGATACAGAGAGACATACATTAGATATTTGGTTGCGCAAGCTACGAGATAATCATGCAGCATATGCGTTTATCAAACGTCTCATTAAACAATTTGGTAAACCTCAAAAAGTGATTACAGATCAGGCACCTTCAACGAAGGTAGCCATGGCTAAAGTTATTAAAACGTTTAAACTGAATCCCGACTGTCATTGCACGTCCAGATATCTGAAATAACCTCATTGAGCAAGATCACCGTCATATTAAAATAAGAAAGACAAGATATCAAAGTATGAATACGGCAAAGAATACTTTAAAAGGTATTGAATGTATTTACGCTCTATATAAAAAGAACCGCAGGTCTCTTCAGATCTACGGATTTTCGCCATGCCACGAAATTAGCATCATGCTAGCAAGTTAAACGAACACTGACATGACATATTAGTGGTTAGCTATATTTTTAATTTTGCAACAGAACCGTCTAAAAAATAGATGGTATTGATTCGTCTATTTTCTAGACGCTGGTGATGTTATATGTTCAAGTTTTACATACTTTATGCATGTATCATGTATTCTTGCGTATTATATACGTGCATACATTTGAAAAGTTATATGTTTGAACGTAACTTTAAAAAACTTGCTTACATCTATATAATAGTTAATGTAAGCAAGTTGAATTGATGGTGGCTAATCTCATGAAAATGGGGTGATGCCTATGGTTTTGGTTTTTGCTCCTAGAAAGGACTAGCATTGTCTGATTATGAAATGCTGATGATTTTTTTAACCATCATCGGTTTAGTATTAATTAGTAATAACCAAAAAATAACCATCCAACTTTAGCCGGTTAATGGTTATTTTAATCGAAAATTATTAAAGGCTACCGTCTTTTTAACGGGCTTACTAAGACACGAGTGTTAGCGCACTTGTGTCTTTTCTTTTGTCATTTTCAGTATATCCTTTCTTACTCTTTTTGTAAAATTAGATATATATTTTCTTTCAAGAGTATAATTTCAAATTAACCTTCGTGTTATTGTCGTCCATCTGTCGGCAATTTTTCGTGTTCATTTTTTTAGGTGAGGAGTAGTTTATTGGTATGAATAAATCAAAAATTGCAGAAATTAGAAAACAAAAATCATTAACTCAAGAAAACTTAGCAGAAAAGTCTTACGTAACAGTGAGAACAATCCAAAGAATGGAGGCTGGAGAAGAAGTTAGTAGTGAAACACTTAAAAGTGTCTCAAATGCATTAGATGTTACAGTCAATGAACTATTCGAATCTATCTCGTCTTCTGATAAGGAGAAGGAAATAATGGAAATATCTAAAGAACAACAAAAGCAGTTTAATTATCGTAAAAATTAATTTTTTACGATTAGATTAATAACATTTGGTATTATTTTTGTGTTTTTAGGACTATTTGGAATCTTTGTAGGTGAGTTAGAAGGTTTAGAACAAAGTATTTACGGCATCATTTGGATTTTCGTTTTGTTTTTGAGCTTAGCAATAATGCATTATTTTTTAAATGTTTTTATTTCAAAAAAGTTAGATGAAAAATATCCTATGACTATTGGAATAAAAAATAGAGTATCTAATAGAAAAAATGAACCTGTAAAAAATGGTTGGGATTTTATGGCTAGATATTGGTGGATTGTTTTTCCTATTGGAGGTTTCCTAAGTTGGTTAATACCTGAATTAACAGGAAAATAAAATACAAAATAAAAGATCTTTAGCAAGTGTGCTAAAGATCTTTTATTTTAATCTTCCCAATCTAATTGAAGTTGTTTTAAGAATGCTTTTCGCTCTTTTTCTAATTGTGGATCATACTCACTTTTTATTTTTTTGGCTCTATGTCAAATTCGGTTGATGCATAAAATTTGAAATCAAATATTATAGTTACCATAAACTATGTCGCTCAGCTAGTATTGCTTTAATTCCTATGGAATTTAGTATTACTAACTGAGCATTTTTTATTTTAAGCTGCTTTAGGCAATGGGGTATGGAAGCGATGTTTTTTCTTAGCTAATAGCTTGAATTTGATTAGAATTCTATTTCTGAAGTTATAGAAATTTCTGTATCCATAAGCGATTCTTTTTAGTACTTTAATGTTGTTATTTATAGCTTCTATAGGGCCGTTTGAGCGACCAGGATGATTTAATGCATTCATAATTTCTGGTAAAAAATTTCTAAAGCTTTTAAGTACTCTTTTAAGTCCGCCATCAGTATTTCTATCCTTAAGGTATTTAAGAATTTGATGAGTTAATTTATGATTTTCATTGGTCTTTATTGATGTACGAAGCGCATTTACTTTGTCATAGACATCCTTTAACTCTGGGCTTTCACCCAAAATAAAATTTATCATTGATTTTTCTGATTCTAATCCAGGGAAAAGCTTGTTATCTTTATAAAGCGTACTATTCAAGGATTCGGAAGGTTTAAGAATAAGCTTCCAATAATGTTTAAGTTTTCTATAGTATTTGCCATCCTTATGTCTTTTTTCATTCATTATCCTGATACGAACTCTATTGAGTTCTCTATTTAATGCTTGAACAAGGTGAAATCGATCTAAAATGATTTTCGCATTTGGAAATAACTGCTTAAATAAAGAAATATATGGGCTGTACATATCGGTTGTAACTGTTTCAACTCTTTTTCTTACTTCTCTATCAAACCGGATAAAATAAGCAAATAATGCACGCTTTCTACGATCAGGTAAAATATCTACGATTTGATGCGTATCACCATCACAAAATATAAAACTCATTTTACCTACTACATTTTTAACACTTTTGAATTCATCCACCATGATATGTTTGGGCAGTTCATTAAATGGACCTAACTTAACACTATTTGCAGTTTTATTAATATAACGTATTACAGAAGCAGAACTAACATCGTTATCGTAAGCAATGCCTTTGCAAGACCTATTCTCATGGCTTTGATACAGAATATGCAGCGCTAATTTATTACAGAAATTATGATGTTTTTTCACAAAATTCGTCTTTGCTACAAATGATGAATGGCATGAACGACAAAAGAACCTTTGTTTTTTGAGCTCTAAATAACTGGGACTACCTTGAATCTTCATAAGCTTTATCATCGTTTTTCTTTTACCATTCTTTACTATTCTATGGTTTTCATTTACTGCTCCGCATTTTTCACAACAATCTGGTGTGTATGTCAAAGTGCCTTTAAATAGTAAAGTTCTTACCAAGTTAAAGTAAACTTCCTGAACATCATCAGAAAAAGTAATATTTTTCCCTTTATAATCAAGTATTTTTGCTATACAATGTGTCATAAGCGCAATTCCTCTCTTTATTTGTGTTGGTAACTTAAATATTAGGGGGTTGCGCCCTTTTTATGCAAAAAATTCGATTGAGAAATAACCGCTAGGTTATCTCATCAACCGAATTTATTATAGAGCCATTTTTTTCATAAGTACGTTCTTCTAACCATCTCGGCGTTTTTTCACGACTTATATATTGTCGTAACTTATCTATATTCGCCATTTGGTTCTGTTGCAAAGTTGATTTTGTAGTATAATTTTAACAAAAAGGAGTATGCTATATGAACTATTTCAGATATAAACAATTTAACAAGGACGTCATCACTGTAGCCGTTGGCTACTATCTAAGATATGCGCTTAGTTATCGTGATATATCTGAAATACTAAAAAATAAATATCAAATAATAGGTTTCGCGACATTCATTTATCTATAGTTATAAGTATTTAATATTTTCCTCAAGATAACTCCAAAGATAAATCCTATAATAGATAGAGGAATCCATCCCATTCCTATTGAGGATAAAGGTATATATTTCTCAAACACTGATGTTATACTCTCAAATAAATTTGTGTCAGAAATGAAAGGTGGACAATGTTTAATAGCATCTATGACTGCAGCTAAAAGAGTGAATAATATAGTAGAGTTATACACAGTCTTAGAACAAAAGAATTTAAAGTTTATAATTTCTAATAAAATTAATACGATTGCTAAAGGATATAGTAATAGTAATATAGGAGTTGAAATTTTAATGATGTATGTTAAACTCACATTCGATATTAAGAAAGAAACAATACAAGATAAAGTAGTAAAGAAAATATAATTAAATTTAGGGAATAAGTTACTAAATGTTTCTGAAAAAGAAGCGTTTAGTCCAATAGCTGTTTTTAAGCAAGCTATAGTGATAATGACTGCCAGAAATATCATGCCATATTCCCCTATGTAGTATTTAATAATAAGAGTCAATGTGATTCCGCCATTTTCATGTGGTTCAAACTCTCCTAAGCTCATTGATCCGATAATAGCTAGTAAACTATATATTAATGCCATGAGTACCATACTAATAGCTCCAGATTTAATTGTTTCTCTAGTTATATTTAATGGTTCTGAGATCCCCATATCTTTTATGGTTTTTACAATAATCATCCCAAAAGCCAATGCTGCTAATGCATCTAAAGTATTATAGCCGTCTACAAAACCTTTAAAAAAAGGAGTTTGTTTATATTCATTAGAAATAGAGCCGCTAGTGATTGTACCCATAGGTTGTAAAAAGGACAAAGTTAATATAATACTTAAAAGAAATACAAAAATAGGATTAAGTATTTTCCCTATGTATTCCAATATTTTTGCAGTATTTCTTGAGAACACCCAAGTTAATATGAAAAATAATAAACTGAATATAAAAAGAAATGGCTTGTATAAGCTTTGACTAATAAAAGGAGATAACCCAACTTCAAATGATGTAGATGCCAACCTAGGTAAAGCATATATTGGGCCAATCACTAAGTATAATGTTATAGTAAAGATATATGCATAGTGTCTATTAACTTTCATTGATATTGCAAAAATATCCTTTTTTTGTGAAAAACCAGCTGCTATTACTCCTAAAAACGGTAATCCTATTGCAGTAACTAAAAAGCCTATATTAGCTAATATGACGTTTGGGCCGGAGGCTTGTCCTAAATGAGTAGGAAAAATCAAATTTCCTGCTCCAAAAAATAATCCAAATAACATAGAGCCGATATACATATTTTCTTTCCACGTTAATTTATTGTGCATAAAAATCCCCTCCTTTATTATATCTTTGAAACCTATAATATATTAATAAGCATCAATGAGAAAGTTTATAATCCTAAGTCTTCTAAGATAATAAAGATTAGTTCTTTATAGAAATTATTATGAAATAATGTCATTATAGTTGAAGTTGTCAAGGAAGCTTTTGGGAGATTTCTTTTCTTGCCATTTTGTTACGGTATCACCTTCCAAATGGCATAAAAACTTATCATCTACTAATATATACTCTCCATCTTCTGATCCATGACCTAAAACTTCCACATTATGATTCTTGTTCTCAAAATATCTAATTAAGTAATTTTTCATATCTTCTAATGATTTAATATAATCTTCTAATTCATCATTATTAATAACATAGGAACCTACTTTACTTTGTCCAGAAATTATTCCTTCAATTTCATCTACTATATTTAACGCTTCCCAAGTTATTGATATATCCCCCTCTTCTGGAGAAAACATATATTTACTAAGTATGAACTTGCTGCCTTTCCAATTAATTTCTGAGTATGAAGGAATTTCCATGTATTCTAAAAAATAGTCTGTGATAACCCTTCCATCAATTTTTTCCTTATAAATTTTTATATTTTCTATAGAACTTATCCATGACTTAACATCATCTTCTGTCTTAAATAATCCCACCATTTTTCTAGTTGAAAATTGCTTGAATTCTAGTAAAAACATCTCGTATTCTCCTCTTAGTATATATAACTTATGGTATAAATATATCGATAGTGTTTTTAACGAAAGTATATCTCCCTATAGTTTAAGTAAAAAGTTACTATTTATCCACTTCTTTTTTTGTGATAAATAGTAACTTTTTACTTATCGATAGAAAAATGATAACTATTTTCAAAACTATGTTTTTTATACGTATAAATTTTCTGGTTCTGCTGCAAAGTTGATTTTATAGCAAACTTTAACAAAAATATTCTACTCAGATACTTAAGTATGCTTTTACGTCTGGTATAAATACATTATTTAGGTTAAATAATCACTTAGGAACTTCAAATTATTATATAGGGAATTTTAAACTATAACTCGAAAAAATTTGTATAATAAAGTTAACGATAGCGAAAGGGGATGAAGTTTATGATGGTTGCTGAGATTATCGGCGGAATTATTAAACTTATTAAGACACTCGTTGACACTTTTGCTTAACTTAAAATTGAATTTCTAATACAAGAGGAGGAAATATTTTATGTCAGGTATTGTAGATGCTATCAGTCAAGCAATTCAATCAGGTCTAGAGCAAGATTGGGTAACAATGGGAACTAATATCGCTAAAGCATTAGCACAAGGTATTGATGTTATTGCTGGTTTCTTTGGCTAATATAAATAATCAAAAAAGATGGTTAAGCAGTACTTTAACATGTTGGTAAAGTACTTGTAGCAAATATATTGTTGAAGATTGATAGATAAACAGATAGGATTCCTCTCAATCAAAGAGTACACTAAAAAATCAACTTCGCTAGTTCGGTCTGTATACGATTAATCAGGCGTTCATCTAAAGTAGATATTATAGTTAAAAATCTAAATATTTTTAATTGATGATAATATATTGATGCTTTAATTATTTTATTTTTGCGTTAAGTAACCATCTTCCATATGAAAGATTTTGTCGCAAAATTTAGTTAACCGTTCATCGTGAGTAACAATAATACATATTTTTTGACGTTGTTTAGACTGTTCTTTTAGTATTTTCATAACTGCCATCGCATTTTCAGTATCGAGTGATGCGGTTGGCTCATCAGCTAAAATAATAGATGGCTGTGTATAAATTGCTTTAGCAATCGCAACACGTTGTTTCTGTCCTCCTGACACTTCAGAAGGTAATTTATTCTCGATTTCTTTCAAACCTAAATCGTCTAACAATTTATCATGTTCTTGAGTACTTAACACATCTTTTTTATAACTCTTTAATAAGTGAAATTGTTGTTTGATTGTTAAGAATGGAACTAAGTTAGTCGCTTGTAATATAAATCCAATTTCTTTCATTCTCATTCTGGATAATTTTTTCTGATTCATTTTTGAGATTTTCTTATCGTTAATATAAATTTCTCCAGATGTAGGTGCTTGTAAGGCACCAGCCATTGTTAGGAATGTACTTTTACCAGAACCAGAAGGACCAACAATAGCTATAAAATCGCCTTTTTCAAAAGATAATGATGTTGGTTTAACTGCTTTAATCATATGATTTCCATCTTGAAATTCTTTTGTCACTTTCTCGAATTTTAACATAATGAAACCTCCTTATCCGATTGCCTTAAGTGGATCAATTTTTCTAATAGATAGTACTGAGAAAAGACTACCCACAAGTGAAATAAGTATCAGAACAATGCCGAAAATAATAAGTGTTATAACATCAAATTGAATCGGTACTGCTTTGGGTAAAATTAGACTTGTAAGCAGGGTCAACATTAATCCAATTAATGAGCCAATTAAAGATAATATAAAGGTTTGTGCTAACACCATCTTCATTAAGAATCCATCCGTAAATCCTTGCGCTTTTAATACACCGAATAAACTCTTTTTTTGTAGAGTAATAACATATAAGAATACTCCAATAACTGTAGCAGAAATAACAAACAAAAATGTAATCATGAAATTCATTGTTAAATTTTGAGATTTATAACCTGGTAAATTTTCTACAAATTCATCAATACCAATCACTTCTAAATCACTATTTATCTTTTTATCATTCCAATTATTATCTTTGACAACTACTGAATTGGTTTTGTCTGACGATAATGCTGGGTTAATTTTTTTCACCGTTTTATTATTAGTAAAAATAACAGGAGAAGCATTATATTTCGCACTTTCTGACACTCCAACGATATGTAATTTCTCGTCAGATTGAGATAAATTGATTATGTCATTAACTTTAAATCCTTTATCTTTCAATGATTGATCAATGACAGCCTCATTATCTTTATTAAACGCTTTGCCTTCCTTGATCTTCGGAATCAAGAATGAATTTGATGTTACCCCAAAGAGTATCGCATTCTCTTTACTATTTCCCTTTGAAGCGATAATGCCCATTTGCTTTAAAGGAGCCTCTTTTTTAAATTTCCCTTTAACATCCGATGTTGTTATTACTGATTGTTGTACCGTTTGATTAGCATCTTTATTTAAGACAATTGCATCTGCCTGCCACTTCTTAATACCTTCTGTGTTCATATTAATTAAACCATTCGCTAATCCAGATAATAAAAAAAGTAAGTAACTAATTAATACAAGAATGCCTATAATTAATCCAAATTTCAGCTTATTGTATTTAATTTCGTTCCATGCCAAAAACATTTAATCCTCTCCTTTAAACACGATATTAATAAGTATAACAATAAAAGCTTTTTGGTTCTGTTGCAAAGTTGAATTTATAGTATAATTTTAACAAAAAGGAGTCTTCTGTATGAATTATTTCAGATATAAACAATTTAACAAGGACGTCATCACTGTAGCCGTTGGCTACTATCTAAGATACGCGCTGAGTTATCGTGATATATCTGAAATACTAAGAGAACGTGGTGTCAACGTTCATCATTCAACAGTCTATCGTTGGGTTCAAGAATATGCGCCTATTTTGTATCAAATTTGGAAGAAAAAACATAAAAAAGTCTATTACAAATGGCGTATTGATGAGACGTACATCAAAATAAAAGGAAAATGGAGCTATTTATATCGTGCTATTGATGCAGAGGGTCATACATTAGATATTTGGTTGCGTAAGCAACGAGATAATCATGCAGCATATGCGTTTATCAAACGTCTCATTAAACAATTTGGTAAACCTCAAAAGGTGATTACAGATCAGGCACCTTCAACGAAGGTAGCCATGACTAAAGTTATTAAAACGTTTAAACTGAATCCTGACTGTCATTGCACATCCAAATATCTGAATAACCTCATTGAGCAAGATCCCGTCATATTAAAGTAAGAAAGACAAGATATCAAAGTTTCAATACGGCAAAAAATACTTTAAAAGGTATTGAATGTATTTACGGTCTATATAAAAAGAACCGCAGGTCTCTTCAGATCTACGGATTTTCGCCATGCCATGAAATTAGCATCATGCTAACAAGCTAACATAAAATATTATTTTAAAATTGAGATTAGACATTTATTTTTCAACTTTGCAACAGAACCTTAATTTTTTCATAGCAATCTCCTTTCTTTTATATTAATATTACATCAATAGTTATAAAAATAAAATAATAAAAATAAAAGAAAGGTGTTTTAAAAATGAAATGCAAAACCTTATACTTATTGGTTCCACTTATACCAATAGAGTTTATAGGAATCTATATTGACTATTCTTATAATTCACTACTTGGATATATCCCTTATTTCATTGTTTCTGCAATTATTAGCTTGTATATATTCAAAAACAAATTAAAAAAAGTATATTTGTACTGACGAATAGAATTATTGGAATTATCATCTCTTTTGGAAGTGTCCACATCTTTATGAACATTTATCATTCTTCAGATTATTTCAATCCTTTTTCAACTAGCGGTTTCTCAATATTTTTAGGCCTTATAAGTTTTATAACAATTGCCATTATTTAT includes:
- a CDS encoding beta-class phenol-soluble modulin; amino-acid sequence: MSGIVDAISQAIQSGLEQDWVTMGTNIAKALAQGIDVIAGFFG
- the brnQ gene encoding branched-chain amino acid transport system II carrier protein, which encodes MHNKLTWKENMYIGSMLFGLFFGAGNLIFPTHLGQASGPNVILANIGFLVTAIGLPFLGVIAAGFSQKKDIFAISMKVNRHYAYIFTITLYLVIGPIYALPRLASTSFEVGLSPFISQSLYKPFLFIFSLLFFILTWVFSRNTAKILEYIGKILNPIFVFLLSIILTLSFLQPMGTITSGSISNEYKQTPFFKGFVDGYNTLDALAALAFGMIIVKTIKDMGISEPLNITRETIKSGAISMVLMALIYSLLAIIGSMSLGEFEPHENGGITLTLIIKYYIGEYGMIFLAVIITIACLKTAIGLNASFSETFSNLFPKFNYIFFTTLSCIVSFLISNVSLTYIIKISTPILLLLYPLAIVLILLEIINFKFFCSKTVYNSTILFTLLAAVIDAIKHCPPFISDTNLFESITSVFEKYIPLSSIGMGWIPLSIIGFIFGVILRKILNTYNYR
- a CDS encoding ABC transporter permease, with translation MFLAWNEIKYNKLKFGLIIGILVLISYLLFLLSGLANGLINMNTEGIKKWQADAIVLNKDANQTVQQSVITTSDVKGKFKKEAPLKQMGIIASKGNSKENAILFGVTSNSFLIPKIKEGKAFNKDNEAVIDQSLKDKGFKVNDIINLSQSDEKLHIVGVSESAKYNASPVIFTNNKTVKKINPALSSDKTNSVVVKDNNWNDKKINSDLEVIGIDEFVENLPGYKSQNLTMNFMITFLFVISATVIGVFLYVITLQKKSLFGVLKAQGFTDGFLMKMVLAQTFILSLIGSLIGLMLTLLTSLILPKAVPIQFDVITLIIFGIVLILISLVGSLFSVLSIRKIDPLKAIG
- a CDS encoding IS6 family transposase, whose amino-acid sequence is MNYFRYKQFNKDVITVAVGYYLRYALSYRDISEILRERGVNVHHSTVYRWVQEYAPILYQIWKKKHKKVYYKWRIDETYIKIKGKWSYLYRAIDAEGHTLDIWLRKQRDNHAAYAFIKRLIKQFGKPQKVITDQAPSTKVAMTKVIKTFKLNPDCHCTSKYLNNLIEQDPVILK
- a CDS encoding IS6 family transposase yields the protein MNYFRYKQFNKDIITVAVGYYLRYALSYRDISEILRERGVNVHHSTVYRWIQEYAPILYQIWKKKHKKAYYKWRIDETYIKIKGKWSYLYRAIDTERHTLDIWLRKLRDNHAAYAFIKRLIKQFGKPQKVITDQAPSTKVAMAKVIKTFKLNPDCHCTSRYLK
- a CDS encoding ABC transporter ATP-binding protein, yielding MLKFEKVTKEFQDGNHMIKAVKPTSLSFEKGDFIAIVGPSGSGKSTFLTMAGALQAPTSGEIYINDKKISKMNQKKLSRMRMKEIGFILQATNLVPFLTIKQQFHLLKSYKKDVLSTQEHDKLLDDLGLKEIENKLPSEVSGGQKQRVAIAKAIYTQPSIILADEPTASLDTENAMAVMKILKEQSKQRQKICIIVTHDERLTKFCDKIFHMEDGYLTQK
- a CDS encoding AbrB family transcriptional regulator, with amino-acid sequence MIKTSERIFKSGNSRAISLSKQTIQLADFEVGDKVEVSEINGGLFIKKKEESIEDEITNFFKNGGRYTESEIDFGKSVGREI
- a CDS encoding type II toxin-antitoxin system PemK/MazF family toxin; protein product: MSIKQFDIYYIDLDPTRGREKQKIRPCLIVNNKMTIDGTNFVWALPITNREKRYPLDIELKTKKGLVTGVIDTLQIRALDLSVREHNYKDELQDNLKNVVLQAIQTYLKPSS
- a CDS encoding ISL3 family transposase yields the protein MTHCIAKILDYKGKNITFSDDVQEVYFNLVRTLLFKGTLTYTPDCCEKCGAVNENHRIVKNGKRKTMIKLMKIQGSPSYLELKKQRFFCRSCHSSFVAKTNFVKKHHNFCNKLALHILYQSHENRSCKGIAYDNDVSSASVIRYINKTANSVKLGPFNELPKHIMVDEFKSVKNVVGKMSFIFCDGDTHQIVDILPDRRKRALFAYFIRFDREVRKRVETVTTDMYSPYISLFKQLFPNAKIILDRFHLVQALNRELNRVRIRIMNEKRHKDGKYYRKLKHYWKLILKPSESLNSTLYKDNKLFPGLESEKSMINFILGESPELKDVYDKVNALRTSIKTNENHKLTHQILKYLKDRNTDGGLKRVLKSFRNFLPEIMNALNHPGRSNGPIEAINNNIKVLKRIAYGYRNFYNFRNRILIKFKLLAKKKHRFHTPLPKAA
- a CDS encoding alpha family phenol-soluble modulin, with the translated sequence MVAEIIGGIIKLIKTLVDTFA